In the Deinococcus depolymerans genome, one interval contains:
- a CDS encoding response regulator transcription factor, with amino-acid sequence MLDADTLESGATAPITLLLVDDHPVVRKGTRELLETEADLRVVGEAASGEEAIARARALNPDVILMDVSMPGMNGIDATRAIKAEQPGVGVLVLTSYDDDAYVFALLEAGAAGYLLKNASEDDLLGAVRAVAAGESALHPSVARKVLERFSTHTTPTPPEDDLSPRELEVLRVAATGRTNKEIARDLDISPRTVQVHLANIFSKLGVGSRTEAVLHGIKRGWIDPQNL; translated from the coding sequence ATGCTTGACGCCGACACGCTGGAATCCGGGGCGACCGCGCCCATCACGCTGCTGCTGGTCGACGATCACCCGGTCGTGCGCAAGGGCACCCGCGAGCTGCTGGAGACCGAGGCGGACCTGCGGGTGGTGGGCGAGGCCGCCAGTGGCGAGGAGGCGATCGCCAGGGCCCGCGCCCTGAACCCGGACGTGATCCTGATGGACGTCAGCATGCCCGGCATGAACGGCATCGACGCCACGCGCGCCATCAAGGCCGAGCAGCCCGGCGTGGGCGTGCTGGTCCTGACCAGCTACGACGACGACGCGTACGTGTTCGCGCTGCTCGAGGCCGGCGCGGCCGGATACCTGCTGAAGAACGCCAGCGAGGACGACCTGCTGGGCGCTGTGCGGGCCGTCGCGGCCGGCGAGAGCGCCCTGCATCCCAGCGTGGCCCGCAAGGTCCTGGAACGCTTCAGCACGCACACCACCCCCACCCCGCCCGAGGACGACCTGTCCCCGCGTGAACTGGAGGTCCTGCGGGTCGCGGCGACCGGCCGCACCAACAAGGAGATCGCGCGGGACCTGGACATCAGCCCGCGCACCGTGCAGGTGCACCTGGCGAACATCTTCTCGAAGCTGGGTGTGGGCAGCCGCACCGAGGCGGTCCTGCACGGCATCAAGCGCGGCTGGATCGACCCGCAGAACCTCTGA
- a CDS encoding ABC transporter substrate-binding protein — protein sequence MNRNKTLGALALATLSLTLAACSKQGGDTSSTLVIQESSDVPTLDPGTTYDTGSGQIVENLYETLVGYKGNSLTELEPVLATEWKANDAGTEYRFTLREGVKFHSGNDFGCKDAEYTLRRNLVTNTADSGNWFISESLLGTPSNANDDKSVTWQRITDAVKCDGEVLVLKLPKTDPAFLAKLAYIGQGIVDSKHAIEIGEWDGTEATWKAAVGKDLMGSPLSGKPSGTGAYKLVGKDATSVSVTAFDGYWGEQKPSIKNVIVQKVPEQAARVQAFLKGDADFIEEGGRPIISAQLQGKPGVSVLDDLPNTTASGFSMNQNIAAGGALGSGKLDGQGIPANFFSDADVRRGFVAAFDVPTYIEQVQDGKGVARNFLLPDSFPGYDTNIDAATFDPELAKAAFQRAWGGQVWEKGFTVSISYRAGAKTQQTAMELLKKNIEALNPKFKVNIVAKEWSELIKATNAPKEAMILSAWAPDYADPDNFVTTFYASTGYYGPRLNAKDPELDRLITEARGTTDQARRDELYSQVAKRALDQAYYVIMPASPNVFTYRDNIKGISEETFNPMIAFWGGTYWKNLSKS from the coding sequence ATGAACCGCAACAAGACCCTCGGCGCCCTGGCGCTCGCCACCCTGTCCCTGACCCTCGCCGCCTGCAGCAAGCAGGGCGGCGATACGAGCAGCACCCTGGTCATCCAGGAATCCTCCGACGTGCCCACCCTGGATCCCGGCACCACCTACGACACGGGCAGCGGGCAGATCGTCGAGAACCTGTACGAGACGCTGGTCGGGTACAAGGGCAACAGCCTGACCGAACTGGAACCCGTGCTGGCCACCGAATGGAAGGCCAACGACGCCGGCACCGAGTACCGCTTCACGCTGCGCGAAGGCGTGAAGTTCCACAGCGGCAACGACTTCGGCTGCAAGGACGCCGAGTACACCCTGCGCCGCAACCTCGTGACCAACACCGCCGACAGCGGGAACTGGTTCATCAGCGAGAGCCTGCTCGGCACGCCCTCCAACGCCAATGACGACAAGAGCGTCACGTGGCAGCGCATCACGGACGCCGTCAAGTGTGACGGCGAGGTGCTCGTCCTGAAACTCCCGAAGACCGACCCGGCGTTCCTGGCGAAGCTCGCGTACATCGGGCAGGGCATCGTGGACAGCAAGCACGCCATCGAGATCGGCGAGTGGGACGGCACCGAGGCCACCTGGAAGGCCGCTGTCGGCAAGGACCTGATGGGCAGCCCCCTGTCCGGGAAGCCCAGCGGGACCGGCGCGTACAAACTGGTCGGCAAGGACGCCACCAGCGTCAGCGTCACCGCCTTCGACGGTTACTGGGGGGAGCAGAAGCCCAGCATCAAGAACGTGATCGTCCAGAAGGTCCCCGAGCAGGCCGCGCGCGTGCAGGCCTTCCTGAAGGGCGACGCGGACTTCATCGAGGAGGGCGGCCGCCCCATCATCTCCGCGCAGCTGCAGGGCAAACCCGGCGTGAGCGTGCTTGACGACCTGCCCAACACCACCGCCTCGGGCTTCAGCATGAACCAGAACATCGCGGCCGGCGGCGCGCTCGGCAGCGGCAAACTCGACGGGCAGGGCATCCCCGCGAACTTCTTCAGTGACGCCGACGTGCGCCGCGGGTTCGTGGCGGCCTTCGACGTGCCCACCTACATCGAGCAGGTGCAGGACGGCAAGGGCGTGGCCCGCAACTTCCTGCTGCCCGACTCCTTCCCCGGCTACGACACGAACATCGACGCCGCCACCTTCGACCCGGAACTCGCCAAGGCCGCCTTCCAGCGCGCCTGGGGCGGTCAGGTCTGGGAGAAGGGCTTCACGGTCAGCATCTCCTACCGTGCCGGTGCCAAGACGCAGCAGACCGCCATGGAACTGCTGAAGAAGAACATCGAGGCGCTGAACCCCAAGTTCAAGGTGAATATCGTCGCCAAGGAATGGAGCGAGCTGATCAAGGCCACCAACGCGCCCAAGGAAGCCATGATCCTCTCGGCGTGGGCGCCCGACTACGCCGACCCCGACAACTTCGTCACGACCTTCTACGCCAGCACCGGCTACTACGGCCCGCGCCTGAATGCCAAGGACCCGGAACTGGACCGCCTGATCACCGAGGCGCGCGGCACGACCGACCAGGCCCGCCGTGACGAGCTGTACTCGCAGGTTGCCAAGCGCGCCCTGGATCAGGCGTACTACGTGATCATGCCCGCCTCCCCGAACGTGTTCACGTACCGTGACAACATCAAGGGCATCAGCGAGGAGACCTTCAACCCCATGATCGCCTTCTGGGGCGGCACCTACTGGAAGAACCTCAGCAAGAGCTGA
- the hslO gene encoding Hsp33 family molecular chaperone HslO, producing the protein MTASTPASYVLRGTAAGGTLRIVGMDSTQVVEDARVRHHLSKTATAALGRTLTGSVLLATVLGKRSDSRVTVRVEGDGPVGFIVAEGSVDGRVRGYVRQPGADLPLRERDGKLDVSGIVGTQGELSVTRLLDNGEPYTGSAHLVSGEIAEDISTYLGVSEQIPNAVLLGVYEEGGRVAHAGGLLIQAMPGVTDETLGKLEANIRAMGQITDNLRRGGLMEAITRATDGLNVQLAAEAQGSRFECRCSREKASDSLKFFDAGERQDMIDAGGQEIVCHWCGEHYQITPDEIAALDATDTHARA; encoded by the coding sequence ATGACTGCTTCCACCCCCGCCTCCTACGTCCTGCGCGGCACCGCAGCAGGCGGCACCCTGCGCATCGTGGGCATGGACTCCACCCAGGTCGTCGAGGACGCCCGCGTGCGCCACCACCTCAGCAAGACCGCCACCGCCGCGCTCGGCCGCACTCTGACCGGCAGCGTCCTGCTCGCCACCGTCCTCGGCAAACGCAGCGACAGCCGCGTCACCGTGCGCGTCGAGGGAGACGGCCCGGTCGGGTTCATCGTCGCCGAGGGCAGCGTGGACGGCCGCGTGCGCGGCTACGTCCGCCAGCCCGGCGCGGACCTGCCCCTGCGCGAACGCGACGGCAAACTCGACGTGAGCGGCATCGTCGGCACGCAGGGCGAACTGAGCGTCACGCGCCTGCTCGACAACGGCGAACCCTACACCGGCAGCGCCCACCTTGTCAGCGGCGAGATCGCCGAGGACATCAGCACCTACCTCGGCGTCTCCGAACAGATCCCGAACGCCGTGCTGCTCGGCGTGTACGAGGAAGGCGGCCGCGTCGCGCACGCCGGCGGCCTGCTCATCCAGGCGATGCCCGGCGTCACCGACGAGACCCTCGGAAAACTCGAGGCGAACATCCGCGCCATGGGCCAGATCACCGACAACCTCCGCCGCGGCGGCCTGATGGAAGCCATCACCCGCGCCACCGACGGCCTGAACGTGCAGCTCGCCGCCGAGGCGCAGGGCTCCCGCTTCGAATGCCGCTGCTCCCGCGAGAAAGCCAGCGACTCCCTGAAATTCTTCGACGCTGGCGAACGCCAGGACATGATCGACGCCGGCGGGCAGGAAATCGTGTGCCACTGGTGCGGCGAACACTACCAGATCACCCCGGACGAGATCGCCGCGCTCGACGCCACCGACACCCACGCCCGCGCCTGA
- a CDS encoding lasso peptide biosynthesis B2 protein has protein sequence MPDPVSPGHLPDLRVLERALRGGPLALADLPHLRAAGLEGAMRARLPADDPLRAELRAGALVLGARHALIRAELRDLLGAWETEGIPALLFKGFALSEFGYATRTERFYGDVDLLLPGDPATVTRAAHLALARGWRSDGQHAHPDRWTHETMHLFSPGGHARLDVHRWLIPDWFAGRRRSLHVTRQVWAAARPHDWDGLRVWRPHPTDEIVAALAVSRVWGGDRGGLKPADPLDLQRLRERHALTGAAGSARLAARAAELGATHSWAAFEQLCDPAQLTLDPARTGPVLAAALRRDGLYRHGPATVLRHLWYRVKRAAFLLPGVPQATADVLGAMSAVRRGGDPRAHLNRWTPPGPTRTLDPARLDRAVTTARLITRALHPRQKHAGVCVPRAYATYRALRRLGHPAVFVSGAARHGTQITGHAWVEDTWGAIEPYGEDFNRQTFRVLFTYPPESVTATPEAVRPAAPEPASSSPPGPPDATGPS, from the coding sequence ATGCCTGATCCCGTCTCTCCCGGCCACCTGCCTGACCTGCGTGTGCTGGAGCGGGCCCTGCGGGGCGGCCCTCTGGCCCTTGCGGACCTGCCGCACCTGCGCGCCGCCGGCCTGGAGGGCGCCATGCGGGCCCGCCTGCCCGCAGACGACCCGCTGCGGGCCGAGTTGCGGGCCGGTGCGCTGGTGCTCGGCGCGCGGCACGCCCTGATCCGCGCGGAACTGCGTGACCTGCTGGGTGCCTGGGAGACAGAGGGCATCCCGGCCCTGCTGTTCAAGGGCTTCGCGCTCAGCGAGTTCGGGTACGCGACCCGCACCGAACGCTTCTACGGGGACGTGGACCTGCTGCTGCCGGGTGATCCCGCCACGGTGACCCGCGCGGCGCACCTCGCGCTGGCCCGCGGCTGGCGCAGCGACGGCCAGCACGCCCACCCGGACCGCTGGACGCACGAGACCATGCACCTGTTCAGTCCCGGTGGGCACGCGCGGCTGGACGTGCACCGCTGGCTGATCCCCGACTGGTTCGCTGGCCGGCGCCGCAGCCTCCACGTGACCCGGCAGGTGTGGGCAGCCGCCCGGCCGCACGACTGGGACGGCCTGCGTGTCTGGAGGCCCCACCCGACAGACGAGATTGTCGCGGCCCTCGCCGTCAGCCGGGTCTGGGGCGGCGACCGTGGCGGCCTGAAACCCGCCGACCCGCTGGACCTGCAGCGCCTGCGCGAACGGCACGCCCTGACCGGCGCCGCCGGGAGTGCACGGCTGGCCGCCCGGGCTGCCGAACTGGGCGCCACGCACAGCTGGGCGGCCTTCGAGCAGCTGTGCGATCCCGCGCAGCTGACCCTGGACCCGGCCCGCACCGGTCCGGTCCTGGCGGCAGCATTGCGCCGGGACGGGCTGTACCGGCACGGACCGGCAACGGTCCTGCGCCACCTCTGGTACCGGGTGAAGCGGGCCGCGTTCCTGCTGCCGGGCGTGCCGCAGGCCACGGCGGACGTCCTGGGTGCCATGAGCGCCGTGCGGCGCGGCGGCGACCCGCGCGCCCACCTGAACCGCTGGACACCGCCCGGCCCGACCCGCACGCTGGACCCCGCCCGTCTGGACCGCGCCGTCACGACCGCCCGACTGATCACCCGGGCCCTGCATCCCCGCCAGAAGCACGCCGGGGTGTGCGTGCCGCGCGCTTACGCCACGTACCGGGCGCTGCGCCGCCTGGGTCACCCGGCCGTGTTCGTGAGCGGCGCGGCCCGGCACGGCACCCAGATCACGGGTCACGCCTGGGTCGAGGACACCTGGGGAGCCATTGAGCCTTACGGGGAGGACTTCAACCGGCAGACCTTCCGGGTGCTGTTCACGTACCCACCGGAATCCGTCACGGCTACTCCTGAAGCGGTGCGCCCAGCAGCGCCGGAACCAGCGTCATCATCTCCTCCCGGCCCGCCGGACGCCACAGGACCGTCCTGA